TAAAAGCATTGCCTAAGTAGTGCAATCACATGTCAATATAGTATCCCATCAAACTCGAACATCTTGCAACTATTGTTAGCTGTATGTTCAAATGTATTTAAAGCAACAGAGTATACTTTTTGTTATTCATCAAGCCCTGTGACTTCATTCCTGTGGgttcttttttcattttttctttcatttctgtaTAACTTCACAACAAACAAAAGAGATTCAAAAATTTTATTCCTGAACGACTGCAAATAATTTTCATGTGTAAACTTCTATTGCTTGCTTTTCCATAGGAAGTGGTATCTTTGATATAGGTTTAGTGTAATGTGAAGCCTTCAAGTTATATGCTGTAGCTTGAAAGACAGCAAATATGCATATCGTCCCCTGCTTCTGGCTAAGTTTCCATAGCAAGAATAAATTGAAAAATGGGAGATTATGGAGTCTGTCCATTATCTCCCCAAGAGAAAAGTCTATGTGGCTCATGATTGATGAAGAATGAAAGAATTGTATTATTAGGACTTAAAGGGTGTTAATTTTATGATTTGGAGGGGAGGAATTTTAAAAAGGGGTGAGGAGTAATTTAGAAAAAGGGGCATCGATGATGACGGGATGTTTTCTCCTATAGTGTCTTAATTGAATACAGTGAGAAAAAGGTTGGAAGGCTTTATATTGCTTAGAAAGTATCAACTTCTACAACTCTTGTTTTGTTTGCCCAGTTTTCCTTTGATTGTATTATAATAAACAATTTAACTGAAAAATTCATTTACTGCACTAAAGTCACATCTGGAGTTTAAGATTGGAAGGCTGGCCTATGTGGCCAATGTATAAAATCTATACATTagagagagggagaaaaaatTTTATTCAAGGTGGTAAGGATTAGGTGGTTATCTGTTTTTTATGTTGAGAGTATAGCAAGAGTGAAAAGGCTTTCTTCAAGTGTTTTGCTTCTCTACAAGTTGCACGTAGCTGATTAGTTTTACGTGCAATGGCCACAACTACAGAGAAAATATCCTTGAGCTCCTTATTTTGGTTGTCTTATGCAATTGATCATGTTCTAATGCTGTTGTGGCACTCACTAGAAACTTCAAGTTCTAAGTCTAATTTTCACTTTGAAGTTTCACTTTTTAGTGGTGCTCTAGTTCTTAGTCCCAAACTTCAGTTGCATGTTTAGAAGCAGAGATGCATATGTGCACTGTGGATGCCAAGGAGATGGGGAGAAAGAGACGAGAAAGTTAACTGCCATGAAGTTCTTATTGCAGAAATTTGTTGCTTACCTGATTTGATTGAATTCTAgatatatgtaatttttttttcagcATCGTTATTGATTGGAATATACTTTAGAGGGTTGCTTCTATAATCTGATGTAAGCAAACATTTATCAATAAGACACGCATGACATCATGTATTGCTTGCTTAATTTGCATGTGAAATTTGTGTGTTTTAGGAGAGAATTCGGATTCAGAATTGGGACTCATACTGATGGAAACAAGAAAGTAAAACTTGGTAAAACAAGGAATAGCATTTTTCATTATAAAATAGGACCCCATTGCCCAATGTGAGTGGCATGAGTCATTGCAGTGATTGGTTTAATTCTAGGCCAAAATCTATCTATTTCTACAGATCATAACTGAGAAGACCTCCCTTACTTCTTGAACTCTGCAAGAACAGGGTATATGTTGTCGAAGGCAGTGTAGAAGTCATCCCTTTTCTTGGCTCCAGCGATCACAACGTTCCCAGAGACAAAGATAAGCAACACGAGCTTTGGCTGTTTCATGCGGTAGATAAGGCCAGGGAAGAGTTCAGGTTCGTAGGTGGAAAAGGCACCATGGGATGTGCAGGCAAACTTCTCAAGTCTGATAGTGAACTGAACATCGCAAGAGGCAACAATATTCTGAATCCTGAAGTCTCTAAACTTGGCAGGAAACCCTAGCTTCTGAATAATTCTTGCAAACTTCCTGGCAGCAAGTTTAGACTGCGCTTCGGTTTTTGCACCAGTGCAGACCATCTTGCCAGAGGCAAAAATCAAGGCAGTAGTTTTGGGATCTTTGATTCTCATAATCACAGCGGAGAAACGCTTAGGAAAGTACTCAGAATTGCGAGAATGCAGTGCTATGTGGTTAAGATCCAATACGCAGTCCAAATCTACTGTCGATACAATGTTCTGTATGGTAGGAACTATACCTGAAGGGTTGTTCCTCCTGGCAGCcatcttctccttcttctccttGGGTTATTGTACCTCCAAAGATTTGATGTCTTTTTTCTTTACATAGAAAGCAAGAaacaatatgagaaattaaaacATGGGAtcgtatatattttatttatttttctattggaATATGAATTTATCTATCTATCTCTCtatatataaattatagatatatatatttatatatatagagaTAAATAGATAAATTCATATcccaatagaaaaataaataaaatatatccactttttaaattatttaaatattttaataagattcaaAATTTAGACAAAGATAGATAAAtagataaatttatatatatagagatagatagatagataaatTCATAAcccaatagaaaaataaataaaatatatctattttttaaattatttaaatattttaataagattcaaaatttaaaattattaatgttgcataattaattttatttattataaaaagataatatatttatatatgtattttttaataaactaataaaaacatttttaattgttatattatttttaatatgaaaattataattacaatatatatatatatatatatatatatatatatatatatatatatatatatatatatatataaatttctaattattattattaacataccctaattttatttgaattctaATAAGGTGTTTTTTACACCGTAGACTTTATTTCAAAGCAGAAAACTTTATCTTCAATAGCCAATAAAATCTTTAAAAGTTACATGATaaaactttttaaaaaaattacacttATAAAATTTGTGTGATCTTcatttatcaaataaaatatatagctatataattaaaattaatatatatatatatatatatatatatatatatatatatatatatatatatatatatatatatagataaatagataaatttatatatatagagatagattgATAAATTCACATcccaatagaaaaataaataaaatatatccactttttaaattatttaaaattttaataagattcaaaatttaaaattattaatgttgcataattaattttatttattataaaaagataatatatttatattttttttaataaactaataaaaacatttttaattgttatattatttttaatatgaaaattataattacaatatatatatatatatatatatatatatatatatatatatatatataaatttctaattattattattaacatatcctaattttatttgaattctaATAAAGTATTTTTTACACCGTAAActttatttgtaacacccctaagttcgatagtgcgttctactgctccggtgaccagtgttgtccggacagctaggatgcctagaactacacttcaatatgagtgaggagatataaaataatgaaatacaagaaaagaaaatacaagaaaaacaaaggaaaaataatagcaaagaaatgtaaccaagttaagcgagccggaaaccctagcgatgggtgaccgcaccgggaagtcacggcgtggaccgttgattagccctggactgcgaggaaccctggaaaacatttttaggacttaaatagacccttattgaagaataaatatcattagaaagatcaaagaaaaattaaataattagtacaaagaaaagtgagaaatcgaaaaacggacaaaacccggtgataccgaaaaatcgggaatgccacccgaacaggggcattatggtcatttgacatcccgaattgtcttttgacctaaatgtccattaaaaataaatagtattacacttagaaaataaaatgaaaaattaatttggtggtacctaaagtaaatagctaaaatcatgggttattgtggaataaatgaacaattagcttattatatgattatttggagttagtggaccattaatggattaatatatactaagtggggcaggtgtacatccattatccaaggcataaacttcatcttcttcattgcaCTAAACCTAGCCAAATTGAAGGGGAggagaaacctccattgacgtttccttaaagcttcatcctctccctcatttcaactccaatcccttaagtagcttcatgaaaaattgtctacacatcacaaggaagagtttgataccaattttaagaagtttaatcaaggtttggcaaatttcaaccataaggtaagttcatatttttgaagatagctttgttaagttttgtgtgcatgttatgggtgttggatttgtgaagaaaatttttgagtttgaagagttattgttgtgttcattttggacagccatggagtcatgtatttgatgaaataattgtgcatatatttaatGAGAAaggatgttgatcatgatgatttaataacctagtgaattacttcatatgtatatggtgaattttgcacttggaatgggatttaatgaattgtaggacactttggtgttgaaggacaatttcggcagccttgaaactcttggataagtgtatg
The Hevea brasiliensis isolate MT/VB/25A 57/8 chromosome 15, ASM3005281v1, whole genome shotgun sequence genome window above contains:
- the LOC110662025 gene encoding TATA-box-binding protein-like, whose product is MAARRNNPSGIVPTIQNIVSTVDLDCVLDLNHIALHSRNSEYFPKRFSAVIMRIKDPKTTALIFASGKMVCTGAKTEAQSKLAARKFARIIQKLGFPAKFRDFRIQNIVASCDVQFTIRLEKFACTSHGAFSTYEPELFPGLIYRMKQPKLVLLIFVSGNVVIAGAKKRDDFYTAFDNIYPVLAEFKK